The Thermoplasmata archaeon genome has a window encoding:
- the aroC gene encoding chorismate synthase gives MMEFGRAFRISIFGTSHGPEVGVTVDGVPPGTAIDLSRIQAELDRRRPVGRRLATKRQEEDRLIVDAGISDGRADGGTIRAHVANEDVKREPYDRLRDTPRPGHADYPARVRYGPDADLSGGGIFSGRMTVGLVIAGAIARQLLGARGIELAGYTRSIGPVDATIPSDLDLGSLRARAGANEMASPDAGAAGRMEAAIAAARRDGDSLGGVVEVRVDGLPTGLGEPFFDSIEGAIAHAVFAVPAVKGIEFGAGFAAARMRGSEHNDAFALVGGQVRTATNHAGGILGGLATGMPVVFRAVVKPTSSIARPQSTVDLARREPTTIVVAGRHDPCIVPRAVVVLESVAAIALADLALRGGYLR, from the coding sequence ATGATGGAGTTCGGCCGGGCGTTCCGGATCTCCATCTTCGGCACCAGCCACGGGCCCGAGGTTGGGGTGACCGTCGACGGGGTGCCGCCCGGGACCGCGATCGATCTGAGCCGTATCCAGGCCGAGCTCGACCGGCGTCGACCGGTCGGCCGCCGGCTCGCCACGAAGCGCCAGGAAGAGGACCGGCTGATCGTCGACGCTGGGATCTCCGACGGGCGCGCGGACGGTGGCACGATCCGAGCGCACGTCGCGAACGAGGACGTCAAGCGCGAGCCGTACGATCGGCTACGGGACACGCCGAGACCGGGGCACGCCGACTATCCCGCGCGGGTACGCTACGGACCGGATGCGGACCTTTCGGGCGGCGGGATCTTCTCCGGCCGCATGACGGTCGGACTCGTGATCGCCGGGGCGATCGCGCGCCAGCTGCTGGGGGCGCGGGGCATCGAGCTCGCGGGATACACCCGTTCGATCGGGCCGGTCGACGCGACGATCCCCTCGGATCTCGACCTCGGCTCCCTGCGCGCGCGGGCAGGAGCGAACGAGATGGCCAGCCCCGACGCGGGGGCGGCCGGCCGGATGGAGGCGGCGATCGCGGCGGCGCGTCGCGACGGCGACAGCCTGGGCGGCGTCGTGGAGGTACGCGTCGACGGGCTGCCGACCGGCCTCGGCGAACCGTTCTTCGATTCGATCGAAGGCGCAATCGCGCACGCGGTCTTCGCGGTGCCCGCGGTCAAGGGGATCGAGTTCGGGGCCGGATTCGCCGCGGCGCGGATGCGCGGCAGCGAGCACAACGATGCGTTCGCCCTCGTCGGCGGGCAGGTCCGCACGGCGACCAATCATGCGGGCGGGATTCTGGGCGGCCTCGCCACGGGCATGCCCGTGGTCTTCCGGGCCGTGGTCAAGCCGACCTCCTCGATCGCCCGCCCGCAGTCCACGGTGGACCTCGCCCGCCGCGAGCCGACGACGATCGTGGTCGCGGGGCGCCACGACCCGTGCATCGTGCCGAGAGCGGTGGTGGTCCTCGAGTCCGTGGCCGCGATCGCGCTCGCCGACCTCGCGCTGCGGGGAGGATACCTGCGATGA
- a CDS encoding aspartate kinase, with the protein MVLKFGGASLEHPAQVGNDVRRALSEGAPLVVVVSAREGVTDRLAGGLAHPRARAEHRRLVEELRARHPGLPAAGRRHLERLDRLFREVEESSQRDAPLADRILSQGERLAVHWLARELAADGLHAVPIEADHLGLITDNAYGASCILFDRSGPAVRRGLGRRLSAGEIPVVTGYFGRSLEGRVATLGRGGSDYAAAGIGALIGASRVELVKRHVAVLSADPREVPQARPIPELSYEEAEELAQFGARVLHPLTIEPARAAGLTLRVRSLEDPSVVTTIAPPRADRHNRALTILRPLRLLRLRVPGGRQRPGIVAEVSRRLSEAGVNLVQLYTSSALLCLVLGPREVVPAIRALAPITREAAAMLDGPYRVALVTAIGDGVLDDLHRLPASALLGAQGFSATPRALSLAVPLGQGARILRELHRALVEEAAV; encoded by the coding sequence GTGGTCCTCAAGTTTGGGGGCGCGTCTCTCGAGCACCCCGCCCAGGTCGGGAACGACGTGCGGCGCGCCCTCTCGGAGGGCGCGCCGCTCGTGGTCGTCGTTTCGGCGCGCGAGGGCGTGACCGACCGGCTCGCCGGCGGCCTCGCGCACCCCCGGGCCCGCGCGGAGCATCGCCGGCTCGTCGAGGAGCTCCGGGCCCGCCATCCCGGTCTGCCGGCCGCCGGGCGCCGCCACCTCGAGCGGCTCGATCGCCTCTTCCGGGAGGTCGAGGAGTCGTCCCAGCGCGACGCCCCCCTCGCCGATCGCATCCTGAGCCAGGGCGAGCGGCTCGCCGTGCACTGGCTCGCCCGCGAGCTGGCGGCCGACGGCCTGCACGCCGTGCCGATCGAGGCCGACCATCTCGGTCTGATCACCGACAACGCCTACGGAGCCTCCTGCATCCTGTTCGACCGCTCCGGCCCGGCCGTCCGGCGCGGTCTCGGCCGCCGGCTGTCGGCCGGGGAGATCCCCGTCGTGACCGGCTACTTCGGCCGGAGCCTCGAGGGTCGCGTCGCGACGCTCGGTCGGGGGGGCTCGGATTACGCCGCCGCGGGGATCGGCGCGCTCATCGGGGCCTCGCGCGTCGAGCTCGTGAAGCGGCACGTCGCTGTGCTATCGGCGGATCCGCGCGAGGTACCGCAGGCGCGTCCCATCCCCGAGCTCTCGTACGAGGAGGCCGAGGAGCTCGCCCAGTTCGGCGCCCGAGTGCTGCATCCCCTCACGATCGAACCCGCCCGGGCGGCGGGCCTGACCCTGCGCGTCCGTTCTCTGGAGGATCCGTCGGTCGTCACGACCATCGCCCCGCCCCGGGCGGATCGGCACAATCGGGCTCTGACGATCCTGCGGCCCCTTCGCCTGTTGCGGCTGCGCGTGCCCGGTGGTCGACAACGGCCCGGGATCGTCGCCGAGGTTTCGCGACGCCTTTCCGAGGCCGGCGTCAACCTCGTCCAGCTCTACACGTCGTCGGCGCTCCTCTGCCTCGTCCTCGGTCCCCGCGAGGTCGTTCCGGCGATCCGCGCCCTCGCGCCGATCACGCGCGAGGCCGCGGCGATGCTGGACGGACCCTACCGCGTGGCCCTGGTGACCGCCATCGGCGACGGCGTGCTCGACGACCTCCATCGGCTGCCCGCGAGCGCGCTGCTCGGCGCGCAGGGGTTCAGCGCCACGCCCCGCGCCCTGTCGCTGGCGGTCCCACTCGGGCAGGGCGCCCGGATCCTGCGCGAGCTCCATCGGGCGCTCGTCGAGGAGGCGGCCGTGTGA
- a CDS encoding 3-dehydroquinate synthase II has protein sequence MTRDRVTIAIRATEPTLRAAIVDRARRRGFSRFHDAHAEPLRPDPGEEVVLRRGDRLYLTGAPEPGLPVVTVGDESALDAATRGAPDQGVLVIEWTGDRVIPLENAIASRGRRYALWVYARGPLEVPGALGALEHGADRVFVEVRSPEEVDLLESIVEGPLPSHLDWARVPVRASRPVGVGDRVIVDTTSLLRPAEGLLVGSAAAFLFHIASEAVGSQFSRPRPFRVNAGAAHSYVLMADGSTRYLSELGAGDAVLVAEPTGSNRSVRVGRIKIERRPFVVVHADDAGTDRTVFLQEAETVRLSTESGRIATTDLRAGAVVHGVKLPPARHLGRAIEETIEER, from the coding sequence GTGACGCGGGACCGGGTCACGATCGCGATCCGCGCCACGGAGCCGACGCTCCGGGCCGCGATCGTGGATCGGGCCCGACGCCGCGGCTTCTCCCGGTTCCACGACGCGCACGCGGAGCCGCTGCGCCCCGATCCCGGCGAGGAGGTCGTATTGCGCCGGGGGGATCGCCTCTATCTCACCGGCGCGCCGGAGCCCGGACTCCCGGTGGTCACGGTCGGGGACGAGTCCGCGCTCGACGCCGCGACCCGTGGTGCCCCGGACCAGGGCGTCCTCGTGATCGAGTGGACGGGCGACCGGGTCATCCCGCTCGAGAACGCGATCGCCTCGCGCGGCCGCCGCTACGCGCTCTGGGTCTACGCGAGGGGACCGCTCGAGGTGCCCGGGGCGCTCGGTGCGCTCGAACACGGTGCCGACCGGGTGTTCGTGGAGGTCCGCAGTCCCGAGGAGGTCGACCTGCTCGAGTCCATCGTCGAGGGCCCGCTTCCTTCGCACCTCGACTGGGCGCGGGTGCCGGTCCGGGCGAGCCGACCCGTGGGGGTCGGAGACCGGGTCATCGTCGACACGACGTCGCTGCTGCGGCCGGCGGAAGGGCTCCTCGTGGGGAGCGCGGCCGCGTTCCTCTTCCACATCGCGAGCGAGGCCGTCGGCTCGCAGTTCAGCCGGCCCCGACCGTTCCGCGTGAACGCGGGCGCGGCCCACTCCTACGTGCTGATGGCTGACGGCTCGACACGCTACCTCTCCGAGCTCGGCGCGGGCGACGCGGTGCTCGTCGCGGAGCCGACCGGCTCGAACCGATCGGTGCGCGTGGGCCGGATCAAGATCGAACGACGACCTTTCGTCGTCGTGCACGCGGACGACGCGGGCACCGATCGCACGGTCTTTCTCCAGGAGGCCGAGACCGTCCGGCTCTCGACAGAGTCGGGGCGGATCGCGACGACCGACCTGCGGGCCGGCGCGGTCGTGCACGGCGTGAAGTTGCCCCCCGCCCGACATCTCGGCCGGGCGATCGAGGAGACGATCGAGGAGCGATGA
- the asd gene encoding aspartate-semialdehyde dehydrogenase produces MSERRYPSALLGASGYIGQHFARLLDEHPTFELEVLGAGERSAGRTLEDVWQLAEPAPPGLSEQRLDRATPGRLARAGVRVVFSALPSGTAAAFETELVRRGVHVFSNAADHRMDPQVPLLVPEVNADHLGLAARRPKGRGLLVTNPNCSAAGLVLGIAPLLSLLAPRSVHVTTYQSLSGAGYPGVPSLAITDNVVPLIAHEEEKIARESARMLGRRRGARVAPLPIPFVTQCARVATREGHLEAVTVQAARRPSLREILRRLGEYDPLAGRALATAPHPPLEVRPEADRPQPLRDRWAGRPTRARGMAVTVGRFRWEPPYLRFFLLVHNAVRGGAGGSILNAELADDGGWLAVSGGTGP; encoded by the coding sequence ATGAGCGAGCGTCGGTACCCGAGCGCCCTCCTGGGCGCGAGCGGCTACATCGGCCAGCACTTCGCCCGGCTGCTCGACGAGCATCCGACGTTCGAGCTCGAAGTACTGGGCGCGGGCGAGCGCTCGGCCGGCCGGACCTTGGAGGACGTCTGGCAGCTGGCGGAACCGGCGCCGCCCGGGCTCTCGGAACAACGGCTCGACCGCGCGACGCCCGGGCGGCTCGCGCGCGCCGGGGTCCGCGTGGTCTTCTCGGCCCTGCCGTCCGGTACGGCGGCCGCGTTCGAGACCGAGCTGGTCCGCCGGGGCGTGCATGTCTTCTCCAACGCAGCCGACCATCGGATGGACCCGCAGGTCCCTTTGCTGGTGCCCGAGGTGAACGCCGACCATCTCGGTCTCGCCGCCCGGCGGCCGAAGGGCCGCGGCCTCCTCGTCACGAACCCGAACTGCTCGGCGGCGGGACTCGTGCTGGGGATCGCCCCCCTCCTCTCGCTCCTCGCGCCCCGATCCGTGCACGTGACCACGTACCAGTCGCTCTCGGGCGCGGGCTATCCCGGAGTCCCGTCGCTCGCGATCACCGACAACGTGGTGCCGCTCATCGCCCACGAGGAGGAGAAGATCGCGCGCGAGTCGGCGCGCATGCTCGGTCGCCGACGCGGCGCCCGGGTCGCGCCACTCCCGATCCCCTTCGTGACGCAGTGCGCGCGGGTGGCGACCCGGGAAGGCCACCTGGAGGCCGTCACGGTCCAGGCCGCCCGCCGGCCGTCGCTGCGCGAGATCCTGCGACGGCTTGGCGAGTACGATCCGCTCGCCGGGCGCGCGCTCGCGACGGCCCCCCACCCACCTCTCGAGGTCCGGCCCGAGGCCGATCGACCGCAGCCCCTACGCGACCGGTGGGCCGGTCGCCCGACCCGAGCTCGTGGCATGGCCGTGACCGTCGGCCGTTTCCGATGGGAACCGCCCTACCTGCGGTTCTTCCTGCTGGTGCACAACGCGGTGCGCGGAGGCGCCGGGGGCTCGATCCTCAACGCGGAGCTCGCGGACGACGGCGGCTGGCTCGCGGTCTCCGGAGGGACCGGCCCGTGA
- a CDS encoding anthranilate synthase component I family protein, with translation MTDPWRTFSTAAADRDEAGYFEIGPARRAGTGRAVWFTRAREVLRVSPVSSPRALAARVERHLSSAPGRAAMGFLGFDAVGLFEPCLRSFPNGDPFPLGAVALVDRPSRGLVPPRPRLRPVATGPPARPISDSLPLPRFGRSVRRLIEEIRDGEAYQVVLAHRRAWRRPADLLTRAGALRAAERYAFFFYLRLGDLELAGASPESVVEVEGRRAYINPIAGTIPRGVRAGRRLPLAIDPKELAEHRMLVDLARNDLGAVASAGTVRLVSRERIERFARLEHIVTRVRADLPRGVGPWEVLGSTFPAGTVSGAPKIRATELLRREEASWRGPYAGTVGLLEPGGRATWALAIRTGFAVRDRLYTAAGAGIVQHSEPLREFHETLTKLALVESALVGGPS, from the coding sequence GTGACCGATCCCTGGCGGACCTTCTCGACCGCGGCCGCCGACCGCGACGAGGCCGGCTACTTCGAGATCGGGCCCGCGCGTCGCGCGGGGACCGGCCGCGCGGTCTGGTTCACCCGGGCGCGCGAGGTGCTCCGCGTCTCGCCCGTTAGCTCGCCTCGAGCACTCGCGGCCCGGGTGGAGCGGCATCTCTCGAGCGCGCCGGGCCGGGCCGCGATGGGCTTCCTGGGCTTTGACGCGGTCGGATTGTTCGAGCCCTGCCTGCGTTCGTTCCCGAACGGCGATCCGTTCCCCCTCGGCGCAGTGGCGCTCGTGGACCGCCCGAGCCGGGGACTCGTGCCGCCGCGGCCGAGACTGCGCCCGGTCGCGACGGGGCCCCCGGCCCGGCCGATCTCCGACTCGTTGCCGCTCCCCCGCTTCGGCCGAAGCGTCCGGCGACTCATCGAGGAGATCCGCGACGGAGAAGCGTACCAGGTGGTCCTGGCGCATCGTCGGGCCTGGCGACGGCCGGCGGACCTGCTGACGAGGGCCGGCGCGCTCCGGGCCGCTGAGCGGTACGCCTTCTTCTTCTACCTGCGGCTCGGCGACCTCGAGCTGGCCGGCGCCTCGCCGGAATCGGTGGTCGAGGTGGAGGGCCGCCGAGCCTACATCAACCCGATCGCGGGCACGATCCCACGCGGGGTTCGGGCGGGACGACGTCTGCCGCTCGCGATCGACCCGAAGGAGCTCGCCGAGCATCGCATGCTCGTCGACCTCGCACGGAACGACCTCGGGGCCGTGGCGTCGGCCGGCACGGTGCGGCTCGTCTCCCGGGAGCGGATCGAGCGGTTCGCCCGGCTCGAGCACATCGTCACCCGGGTCCGCGCCGACCTGCCCCGGGGCGTCGGTCCGTGGGAGGTGCTCGGCTCGACCTTCCCCGCGGGTACCGTCTCGGGCGCGCCCAAGATCCGCGCGACCGAGCTGCTGCGTCGCGAGGAGGCGAGCTGGCGAGGGCCGTACGCCGGCACCGTCGGCCTGCTCGAGCCGGGTGGTCGGGCGACGTGGGCGCTCGCGATCCGGACCGGATTTGCGGTGCGCGATCGGCTCTACACCGCCGCCGGGGCCGGGATCGTACAGCATTCCGAGCCGCTCCGCGAGTTCCACGAAACGCTCACGAAGCTCGCGCTCGTCGAATCCGCGCTCGTGGGAGGGCCGTCGTGA
- the aroA gene encoding 3-phosphoshikimate 1-carboxyvinyltransferase: MSLATVRPGRIEGSIQAPPSKSYTHRALVVGHLTRRRFSVVRPLDADDTRATARAIDALGSRVSRARGVWRIVPDRGTVPRRRSIDCGESGTTLRFIAALAARSGTRTVLRGRGRLPERPLGELLDALAALGAEVRRPAGRRTLPLTLVGPIHGGSVRLDASQSSQFASALLLTLPTLGEDSELRLTGTIVSEPYLEATIAILRRHGIRLRRWGRHFSIPGRQRYEGQRSRVPGDASSAAYLWAGAAISGGRVRVRGIPPDLPQADLAVLGLLRARGARVEVRSDGAIVASGGPSPFRVDLTACPDLYPLAAVLAATVPGASSLLGAAHVIHKESDRRAEAIRLAAALGASVRPTRSGLRIRGTSAPRGFRLTDLDDHRVVMSAAVGALAAGTPSHIADAGAVRKSFPGFWDALRSLGASVRT; encoded by the coding sequence ATGAGCCTGGCGACCGTCCGGCCCGGTCGGATCGAGGGTTCGATCCAGGCCCCTCCGTCGAAGAGCTACACGCACCGAGCGCTCGTCGTCGGCCACCTTACCCGGCGGCGGTTCTCGGTCGTGCGGCCGCTCGACGCCGACGATACCCGGGCCACGGCGCGGGCGATCGACGCGCTGGGCTCTCGGGTCTCGCGGGCCCGGGGGGTCTGGCGGATCGTTCCGGATCGAGGCACGGTTCCGCGACGTCGCTCGATCGACTGCGGCGAGTCCGGCACGACCCTACGGTTCATCGCGGCCCTCGCCGCGCGGAGCGGAACGCGGACCGTCCTGCGGGGGCGGGGCCGACTCCCCGAGCGACCCCTGGGCGAGCTCCTCGACGCCCTCGCCGCGCTGGGCGCGGAGGTGCGACGACCTGCCGGGCGTCGGACGCTTCCGCTCACGCTCGTCGGACCGATCCATGGGGGGTCCGTCCGGCTCGACGCCTCCCAGAGCTCGCAGTTCGCCTCCGCGCTCCTGCTCACCCTGCCGACGCTCGGCGAGGACTCCGAGCTCCGACTCACCGGCACGATCGTCTCGGAGCCGTATCTCGAGGCCACGATCGCGATCCTGCGCCGGCACGGGATACGCCTGCGCCGGTGGGGCCGGCACTTCTCGATCCCGGGACGGCAGCGCTACGAGGGCCAGCGCTCCCGGGTCCCGGGCGATGCCTCCTCCGCGGCCTACCTCTGGGCGGGCGCGGCGATCTCGGGGGGTCGCGTGCGAGTTCGCGGCATACCGCCGGACCTGCCGCAGGCGGATCTCGCGGTCCTCGGGCTCCTGCGAGCGCGCGGCGCGAGAGTGGAGGTACGCTCCGATGGCGCGATCGTCGCGTCGGGTGGGCCCTCGCCGTTCCGGGTCGACCTGACCGCCTGCCCCGACCTGTACCCGCTCGCGGCCGTCCTCGCGGCCACGGTCCCCGGCGCGAGCTCGCTTCTCGGCGCGGCCCACGTGATCCACAAGGAGTCCGATCGACGCGCCGAGGCGATCCGCCTCGCTGCCGCGCTCGGAGCGTCGGTCCGGCCGACTCGCAGCGGCCTGCGGATCCGCGGCACCTCCGCGCCCCGTGGATTCCGACTCACCGACCTCGACGACCACCGCGTGGTGATGAGCGCCGCGGTCGGAGCGCTCGCGGCGGGCACGCCGTCGCACATCGCCGACGCCGGGGCGGTGCGCAAGTCGTTCCCCGGTTTCTGGGACGCCCTTCGATCGCTCGGGGCGAGCGTGCGCACATGA
- a CDS encoding shikimate kinase, producing MRGVGVSTGAITIVNALPTGIGSAAGIELAVRAELELRPSGSSERWDVRIEPPTRTPLVIESLSESLRCFAPGSSGQGELSLASEVPVARGLKSSSAVSSAVALAVARATDASVGPTDIAAISARASIAAGVSATGAFDDALAGLTSGIVVTDNERRTRLAAIPLDPDLRVAVYIPEQTHAAAPDLHARLAREHEAGRRAAAASLRGDWVEAMRQNSELVERALGYDYAAARARLLDAGALACGVSGLGPALAAIAPSDRIASVERMLPGPTSAHRSLRFSSDGPFPREAR from the coding sequence GTGCGCGGTGTCGGCGTGAGCACGGGCGCCATCACGATCGTCAACGCGCTCCCGACCGGCATCGGCTCGGCCGCAGGCATCGAGCTCGCGGTCCGCGCAGAACTGGAGTTGCGGCCGTCCGGCTCGAGCGAGCGCTGGGACGTTCGGATCGAGCCCCCGACGCGGACACCCCTGGTGATCGAGTCGCTGTCGGAGTCGCTTCGGTGTTTCGCGCCCGGGAGCTCCGGCCAGGGGGAGCTCTCCCTGGCCTCCGAGGTGCCGGTCGCGCGGGGCCTGAAGAGCTCGAGCGCCGTCAGCTCGGCCGTCGCGCTCGCGGTCGCGCGGGCGACCGACGCGTCGGTCGGGCCGACCGACATCGCCGCGATCTCCGCCCGGGCGTCGATCGCCGCCGGGGTCAGCGCCACGGGCGCGTTCGACGACGCGCTCGCGGGCCTCACGAGCGGCATCGTCGTGACGGACAACGAGCGCCGAACTCGCCTCGCCGCCATCCCGCTCGATCCGGACCTTCGCGTCGCCGTGTACATTCCGGAGCAGACGCACGCCGCGGCGCCCGACCTGCACGCGCGCCTGGCACGGGAGCACGAGGCCGGCCGCCGGGCCGCCGCGGCCTCCCTGCGCGGCGATTGGGTCGAGGCGATGCGGCAGAACTCGGAGCTGGTCGAGCGCGCCCTGGGCTACGATTACGCGGCGGCGCGCGCGCGGCTGCTCGACGCGGGCGCGCTCGCCTGCGGGGTCAGCGGCCTCGGCCCAGCCCTGGCCGCGATCGCACCCAGCGATCGGATCGCATCGGTCGAACGGATGCTTCCGGGCCCGACCTCGGCGCATCGGAGCCTTCGATTCTCCTCGGACGGCCCCTTCCCGCGGGAGGCACGATGA
- a CDS encoding type I 3-dehydroquinate dehydratase — translation MMVNAPRLVVSLPARTAADARAEAREAADAGADLAEVRLDRWDPLERERAAALFPSPLALLATLRSRAEGGEGPDDPAERAAALRALADLPFEGLDLEAARDLALLPTLPTHLAVRIVSSHLRPGTAESDVVGTLRSALGGEAIRKVVVPASVGTFLRVLLPRIPPSGDGARLLLTTGASGALCRAWAARLEYPIVFTSLPERPGGATRPTVEPSQIPVDRLRWFLSGGREAPLFGILGRPVAHSQSPYLHARWMERSAHPGLYVPIEIESESEFVDALPALAAGGFRGLNVTHPWKPVALAVASRVTRAAETCAVANLLTFREGEIEADNTDLIAILRRLGELRSSDDWDGGELAVVGAGGAAAATLAAARELGARAGVIARDTARAAPVAAQFGAELLDPARPRPFPLLVHATPVGRPDDADLGVAIAPWIDERSRLIDWVYTPAHPVLRETAQRRGAAYEDGWRLLVYQAAASFGIWWGEEPDEAEVAATIEEGPCAVSA, via the coding sequence ATGATGGTGAACGCCCCCCGCCTCGTCGTCAGCCTGCCCGCACGGACCGCCGCGGATGCTCGCGCGGAAGCTCGCGAGGCGGCCGATGCGGGCGCGGACCTCGCCGAGGTCCGGCTCGATCGCTGGGACCCCCTCGAACGAGAGCGCGCCGCTGCCCTCTTCCCGTCCCCCTTGGCGCTGCTGGCGACGCTGCGCTCGCGCGCGGAGGGGGGCGAGGGCCCGGACGATCCGGCCGAGCGGGCCGCGGCGCTGCGAGCTCTCGCGGACCTCCCCTTCGAGGGGCTCGACCTCGAGGCCGCCCGGGACCTCGCCCTGCTGCCCACGCTCCCGACGCACCTCGCGGTGCGCATCGTTTCGTCGCACCTGCGGCCGGGGACGGCCGAGTCCGATGTGGTCGGGACGCTGCGCTCCGCGCTCGGGGGCGAGGCGATCCGCAAGGTCGTGGTTCCGGCCTCCGTCGGCACCTTCCTGCGCGTGCTCCTGCCCCGGATCCCTCCCTCGGGCGACGGCGCGCGGCTGCTGCTCACCACGGGCGCCTCCGGCGCGCTCTGTCGCGCGTGGGCCGCCCGTCTCGAGTACCCGATCGTGTTCACGAGCCTTCCCGAGAGGCCCGGAGGCGCTACCCGGCCGACCGTCGAGCCGAGCCAGATCCCGGTCGACCGACTGCGATGGTTCCTGTCCGGAGGCCGCGAGGCGCCGCTGTTCGGTATCCTCGGGCGACCGGTCGCGCATTCCCAGAGCCCGTACCTGCACGCGCGCTGGATGGAGCGATCCGCGCACCCGGGCCTCTACGTGCCCATCGAGATCGAGAGCGAGTCGGAGTTCGTGGACGCGCTGCCCGCGCTCGCCGCCGGCGGCTTCCGAGGCCTCAACGTCACCCACCCCTGGAAACCGGTCGCTCTCGCCGTCGCGAGCCGGGTCACCCGGGCGGCCGAGACGTGCGCGGTCGCCAATCTCCTCACCTTCCGCGAGGGGGAGATCGAGGCGGACAACACCGATCTCATCGCGATCCTGCGCCGACTCGGTGAGCTTCGCTCCTCGGACGACTGGGACGGCGGCGAGCTCGCGGTCGTCGGCGCCGGCGGCGCCGCCGCGGCCACCCTGGCCGCGGCCCGCGAGCTGGGGGCCCGAGCGGGGGTCATCGCCCGCGACACCGCCCGCGCCGCGCCCGTGGCCGCCCAGTTCGGCGCCGAGCTGCTCGACCCCGCCCGCCCCCGGCCGTTCCCATTGCTCGTGCACGCGACGCCGGTCGGCCGCCCCGACGACGCGGACCTCGGCGTCGCGATCGCGCCCTGGATCGACGAGCGATCGCGGCTGATCGACTGGGTGTACACGCCGGCCCATCCGGTGCTGCGCGAGACGGCCCAACGCCGCGGCGCGGCGTACGAGGACGGCTGGCGGTTGCTCGTCTACCAGGCCGCTGCGAGCTTCGGCATCTGGTGGGGCGAGGAGCCGGACGAGGCCGAGGTCGCGGCGACGATCGAGGAGGGACCGTGCGCGGTGTCGGCGTGA
- a CDS encoding fructose-bisphosphate aldolase (catalyzes the reversible formation of fructose 1,6-bisphosphate from glycerone phosphate and D-glyceraldehyde 3-phosphate) has translation MTSLRNGTKEKKPMYGKTIRLRRLFPRPEYRLFSVPLDHALSMGPIDGLEELAPLARDLQEGGADLLIVTKGAVRELAPVLRPSTRLGVHVSASTSLGPSSNHKRLVGSAEEAVALGADLLSVQVNFGVPEEGDMLTDLGLAVDQCRALGLPLLCMAYVKKPSGGTPEELRHAARAAADLGADIVKTSYPGTAEEYARLCRTTPVPVLIGGGVRLDDDAAFLRIVEDSVRAGGAGICIGRNLFQRRPVVPLARQIAALLHGG, from the coding sequence GTGACCTCCCTTCGGAACGGAACGAAGGAGAAGAAACCGATGTACGGAAAGACGATCCGACTGCGCCGACTGTTCCCGCGGCCGGAATACCGGCTGTTCTCGGTCCCGCTGGACCACGCGCTGTCCATGGGACCGATCGACGGCCTGGAGGAGCTCGCCCCCCTCGCGCGCGATCTGCAGGAAGGCGGCGCTGACCTGCTGATCGTGACCAAAGGGGCGGTCCGCGAGCTCGCCCCGGTCCTGCGACCGTCCACGCGGCTCGGGGTCCACGTCTCGGCCTCGACCAGTCTCGGGCCGAGCTCGAACCACAAGCGTCTCGTCGGCTCCGCTGAGGAAGCGGTCGCGCTCGGCGCCGACCTACTGTCGGTCCAGGTCAACTTCGGCGTGCCGGAGGAGGGCGACATGCTGACCGACCTCGGCCTCGCGGTCGACCAGTGCCGAGCGCTCGGCCTCCCGCTCCTGTGCATGGCCTACGTCAAGAAGCCGAGCGGCGGCACCCCGGAGGAGCTGCGCCACGCGGCCCGGGCCGCCGCGGACCTCGGCGCGGACATCGTCAAGACGAGCTACCCGGGCACGGCCGAGGAGTACGCGCGCCTGTGCCGGACCACCCCGGTGCCGGTGCTCATCGGCGGCGGCGTGCGGCTCGACGACGACGCCGCGTTCCTTCGGATCGTGGAGGACAGCGTGCGCGCCGGTGGCGCCGGTATCTGCATCGGCCGCAACCTGTTCCAGCGGCGTCCGGTCGTCCCCCTCGCCCGTCAGATCGCCGCTCTTCTCCACGGGGGATAG